In a single window of the Mycobacterium bourgelatii genome:
- a CDS encoding NADH:flavin oxidoreductase — MASKTVLTTNPTAASAAFTPATLGPLTLKNRFIKAATFEGRMPRGEVTDDLIDFHVEVARGGAAMTTVAYCAISPGGRVHRDTMVLDSRRAAALRRLTDAVHAHDTLVSAQIGHAGLVANTRSNRTGTLAPSTRFSAPAMGLVRAATAEQLEEVVDGFGAAARNAVDAGFDAIELHLGHGYLLSSFFSPNLNKRTDRYGGDTVRRAELARRVAERVRREAGDGVAVTAKFNMDDGVRGGFWLTDSLPTARLLESDGHLDALELTGGSSLLNPMYYFRGEVPMAEFIASQPAVVGLGLRVIGRRMFRTYPFEEAYFLPLARQFREALKMPLILLGGVNTMDTVETALGEGFEFVAMARALLRDPGLINRFHADVTREGLCVHCTKCMATIYNGTRCVLRPTPAAVV; from the coding sequence ATGGCATCGAAAACTGTCTTGACGACGAATCCGACGGCCGCATCGGCCGCGTTCACGCCCGCGACGTTGGGCCCGTTGACGCTGAAGAACCGGTTCATCAAGGCGGCGACTTTCGAGGGTCGGATGCCGCGCGGCGAGGTGACCGACGACCTGATCGACTTCCACGTGGAGGTGGCGCGCGGCGGTGCGGCGATGACGACCGTGGCCTACTGCGCGATCTCACCCGGCGGCCGGGTGCACCGCGACACCATGGTGCTCGACAGTCGGCGGGCGGCGGCGTTGCGTCGGCTGACCGACGCCGTGCACGCCCACGACACGCTGGTGTCCGCCCAGATCGGGCACGCGGGTCTGGTGGCCAACACCCGGTCCAACCGCACCGGCACGCTGGCGCCGTCGACCCGATTCAGCGCTCCGGCGATGGGCCTGGTCCGTGCCGCTACGGCCGAGCAACTCGAGGAAGTTGTCGACGGTTTCGGCGCAGCCGCCCGCAACGCGGTCGACGCGGGCTTCGACGCCATCGAACTTCACCTCGGGCACGGCTACCTGTTGAGTTCGTTCTTCAGCCCAAACCTCAACAAGCGCACCGACCGCTACGGTGGCGACACCGTCCGACGTGCGGAACTGGCACGCCGAGTCGCCGAGCGGGTGCGCCGCGAAGCCGGCGACGGCGTCGCGGTGACCGCGAAATTCAACATGGACGACGGAGTCCGGGGCGGCTTCTGGCTCACCGACAGCCTGCCCACCGCGCGACTGCTGGAATCCGACGGCCACCTCGATGCCCTCGAACTGACCGGAGGCAGTTCCCTGCTGAACCCGATGTACTACTTCCGCGGTGAGGTCCCGATGGCCGAGTTCATCGCCTCCCAGCCCGCCGTCGTCGGGTTGGGACTGCGGGTCATCGGTCGCCGCATGTTCCGCACCTACCCGTTCGAAGAGGCGTACTTCCTGCCGCTGGCCCGCCAGTTCCGTGAGGCGCTGAAGATGCCGTTGATCCTGCTCGGTGGAGTGAACACGATGGACACCGTGGAGACGGCGCTGGGCGAAGGATTCGAATTCGTGGCCATGGCCCGCGCGCTGTTACGCGATCCCGGCCTGATCAACAGGTTCCACGCGGACGTCACCCGGGAAGGGCTCTGCGTGCACTGCACGAAATGCATGGCAACCATCTACAACGGGACCCGGTGCGTGCTGCGCCCAACTCCCGCTGCGGTCGTCTGA
- a CDS encoding SDR family oxidoreductase: protein MGTYAVTGAASGMGAAAAARLRAAGHTVIGVDIKQADVVADLSTPGGRTDAAQRVLAATDGQLDGAVLAAGLGPSSGADRPRLIAQVNYLGVVEPLQQWRPALAAAGNAKVVVVSSNSTTTTPLVPKRTVRALLSGDADKAVRSVRLFGPARPAIMYAASKIAVSRWVRRHAVQPEWAKAGIRLNALAPGAVLTPLLEEQLASPRQGKAVQRFPIPVGGFGDPEHIATWVELMLSDAADFLCGSIIFVDGGTDAHFRPDAWPRPVPARQLISYLRRFRG, encoded by the coding sequence ATGGGTACCTACGCCGTCACCGGAGCGGCATCCGGAATGGGTGCGGCCGCCGCTGCGCGCTTGCGGGCCGCCGGCCACACCGTGATCGGCGTCGATATCAAACAGGCTGATGTCGTTGCGGACCTCTCGACACCGGGCGGACGAACCGACGCCGCGCAACGGGTACTCGCGGCCACCGACGGGCAACTGGACGGCGCCGTTCTCGCCGCCGGTCTGGGCCCCAGCAGCGGCGCCGATCGGCCCCGCCTGATCGCTCAAGTCAACTATCTGGGAGTGGTCGAACCGCTGCAACAGTGGCGACCCGCGCTGGCCGCCGCCGGCAACGCGAAAGTGGTTGTCGTGTCCAGCAATTCGACGACAACTACGCCGCTGGTTCCCAAGCGAACGGTACGGGCGCTGCTCAGCGGCGACGCCGACAAGGCGGTGCGCAGCGTCCGCCTATTCGGCCCGGCGCGGCCCGCCATCATGTATGCCGCCTCGAAGATCGCGGTCAGCCGATGGGTGCGCCGCCACGCCGTGCAACCGGAGTGGGCCAAAGCGGGCATACGTCTCAACGCGCTGGCCCCCGGCGCGGTGTTGACGCCGCTTCTGGAGGAGCAGCTGGCCAGCCCGCGGCAAGGCAAGGCCGTTCAGCGGTTTCCCATCCCCGTCGGGGGCTTCGGCGACCCCGAGCACATCGCCACCTGGGTAGAACTGATGCTGTCCGACGCGGCCGACTTCCTCTGCGGCAGCATCATCTTCGTCGACGGCGGCACCGATGCCCACTTCCGACCCGACGCCTGGCCGCGACCGGTGCCGGCGCGTCAGCTCATCAGCTACCTAAGGCGTTTCCGCGGATAG
- a CDS encoding PucR family transcriptional regulator has protein sequence MITLDRLVNVLGSYGVRLRWSSVPRSTELRNVVIHESFSERPVLGDVLLAIGAGSLAEAVRWAVSAHAAVVLMRDTKEPISFDGDAGVGAVMLVDDALSWSELAAVVYGLVLEGRETESGRGPTDLFALADSLADAIGSAVVIHDELLQVLAYSRHQLPADPARVETILERQVPEAMRASLQARGVLAHLANSDEPLFVPADPEHGLTGRMAVAVRSGREIMGSVWVGCTAPLDGAARNALAESAHTVALHLLRSRASADLERQVESELVIRSLEGTPDAATLVSRLGLPNSKLRVIAIQAFIGQERDAALLLAFERATAGFGWSRPGRSALVGSTVYTLLPGDPSAARRWVTGLRAALPDQVTLLAGISGAARVADLAAARHEADECLALHEVSPETAPPVYDESWDDILLHRLRTASRTGRAPDRGPVADLRRHDEANGTEYVATLRAWLEGQGDPAEAGERLGVHENTVRYRMRKMAEITNLTLDDAKKRLAMMIQLAATESD, from the coding sequence GTGATCACCTTGGACCGTTTGGTCAACGTCCTCGGCAGTTACGGGGTCCGCCTCCGCTGGTCTTCGGTGCCGAGGTCAACCGAACTACGCAACGTGGTGATCCACGAATCGTTTTCCGAGCGTCCCGTATTGGGTGACGTTCTGTTGGCCATTGGGGCCGGCTCGCTGGCGGAGGCGGTGCGCTGGGCCGTGTCCGCCCACGCCGCCGTGGTGTTGATGCGCGACACCAAGGAACCCATCTCGTTCGACGGTGATGCCGGGGTCGGAGCGGTGATGCTGGTCGACGACGCGCTTTCGTGGAGTGAGTTGGCCGCGGTGGTCTACGGGCTGGTATTGGAGGGCCGCGAGACCGAATCGGGTCGTGGCCCAACCGATTTGTTCGCGCTCGCCGACAGTCTGGCCGATGCGATCGGCAGTGCGGTGGTCATTCACGACGAATTGCTCCAGGTGCTGGCATATTCGCGGCACCAATTGCCCGCCGACCCGGCTCGAGTGGAGACGATTTTGGAACGGCAGGTACCCGAGGCCATGCGGGCGTCCTTGCAGGCCCGCGGAGTCTTGGCGCACCTGGCGAACTCCGATGAACCGCTGTTCGTCCCCGCTGACCCCGAACACGGTCTGACCGGCCGCATGGCGGTGGCGGTGCGCTCGGGACGAGAAATCATGGGGTCGGTGTGGGTCGGGTGTACCGCGCCGTTGGACGGAGCCGCGCGCAACGCGCTGGCCGAGAGTGCTCACACGGTGGCCCTGCATCTGCTGCGGTCACGAGCCAGCGCGGACCTGGAACGTCAGGTCGAGTCCGAGCTGGTGATCCGGTCGTTGGAGGGCACCCCGGATGCCGCCACGTTGGTGAGCCGGTTGGGTCTGCCTAACAGCAAACTGCGGGTGATCGCGATTCAAGCCTTCATCGGGCAGGAACGCGACGCCGCTCTGCTGTTGGCGTTCGAGCGCGCGACCGCCGGGTTCGGCTGGTCACGGCCGGGTCGCAGCGCGCTGGTGGGCAGCACCGTCTACACATTGCTTCCGGGTGACCCCTCGGCGGCGCGCCGCTGGGTCACCGGTTTGCGGGCCGCCTTGCCCGATCAAGTGACATTGTTGGCCGGCATCAGTGGAGCGGCCAGAGTGGCAGACCTTGCCGCCGCGCGCCACGAGGCCGACGAGTGCCTGGCACTGCATGAGGTGTCGCCGGAGACCGCACCCCCGGTGTACGACGAATCATGGGATGACATCCTGCTGCACCGACTGCGCACCGCTTCCCGGACAGGCCGGGCCCCGGACCGTGGACCGGTGGCCGATTTGCGTCGCCACGACGAGGCCAACGGGACCGAATACGTTGCGACACTTAGGGCTTGGCTAGAGGGCCAAGGCGACCCGGCAGAGGCGGGCGAACGTCTTGGCGTACACGAGAACACCGTGCGCTATCGGATGCGCAAGATGGCCGAGATCACCAACCTGACGCTGGACGACGCCAAGAAACGATTGGCCATGATGATCCAACTCGCGGCCACTGAATCTGACTAG
- a CDS encoding DUF4189 domain-containing protein, producing the protein MRNRVLRRGALALGSVIAAVAMPFALAAPASAATDAKQLPPYWGHKKYGSIAVATDGSMGHAVRQKSRTQAEQQALQSCGSHCDIAVTFTLCGAVAHDGDRYHGGAGLDRNQAGHDAMSRLGGGRVVVTACN; encoded by the coding sequence ATGAGGAACCGAGTTCTACGCCGGGGCGCCCTGGCGCTAGGCAGCGTGATCGCTGCCGTAGCAATGCCATTCGCACTTGCCGCACCGGCGAGCGCGGCTACCGATGCGAAACAGTTACCTCCCTACTGGGGCCACAAGAAATACGGCTCGATCGCCGTCGCTACGGACGGCTCGATGGGTCACGCGGTGCGCCAGAAGTCACGTACGCAAGCCGAGCAGCAGGCGTTGCAATCGTGCGGTAGCCACTGCGATATTGCCGTCACCTTCACCCTCTGCGGTGCCGTCGCGCACGATGGCGACAGGTATCACGGGGGAGCGGGTCTCGACCGCAACCAGGCCGGTCACGACGCGATGTCCAGGCTCGGTGGCGGGCGAGTTGTCGTAACGGCCTGCAACTAG
- a CDS encoding aromatic/alkene monooxygenase hydroxylase subunit beta gives MTTAKARPRKTWSLNGDTRRKPTEYEAVTGNYHYHFNRKPAPFDLDPGSAINRWYLKHREGSPLQAEDWEGFRDPAALNYRRYIALQHDREVYAEGVVDHYEALDHDATLNSDWVETLNRVYVPSRYLFHVLQITSLYVGQLAPSAYITNAAFFQAADELRALQWVAYRAKSLSLSHGTHLANTEETRRIWENDELWQPARETLERLLLAYDWGEAFVALNLAVKPALDALLKEAFVDLASDRGDGLTAALLQESRVDTTRSQAWHIALARYALAANPANREVIDGWVEKWRPLADRAVTGLAGVFPDPDAARDRVAKSVAAFTAQWAD, from the coding sequence ATGACCACCGCAAAAGCCCGTCCGCGCAAGACGTGGAGCCTCAACGGGGACACCCGACGCAAGCCCACCGAATACGAGGCCGTCACGGGCAACTACCACTATCACTTCAACCGTAAGCCGGCCCCGTTCGACCTCGACCCAGGCAGCGCCATCAACCGCTGGTACCTCAAGCACCGCGAGGGCTCACCGCTGCAAGCCGAGGACTGGGAGGGTTTCCGCGACCCGGCGGCGCTGAACTACCGCCGCTACATTGCCCTGCAGCACGACCGCGAGGTCTACGCGGAGGGCGTCGTCGACCACTACGAGGCGCTCGACCACGACGCGACGCTCAACTCTGACTGGGTCGAGACACTCAACCGCGTCTACGTGCCCAGCCGCTACCTGTTCCACGTCCTGCAGATCACCAGCCTCTACGTGGGACAGCTGGCGCCCAGCGCCTACATCACCAATGCGGCGTTCTTCCAGGCCGCCGACGAACTACGGGCGCTGCAGTGGGTCGCCTACCGGGCCAAGTCCCTGTCCCTGTCCCACGGCACCCACCTGGCCAACACCGAAGAGACACGGCGCATTTGGGAGAACGACGAGCTGTGGCAACCGGCCCGCGAGACGCTGGAACGGCTGCTGCTGGCCTACGATTGGGGCGAGGCCTTCGTCGCGCTGAACCTGGCCGTCAAACCAGCACTCGACGCGCTCCTCAAGGAGGCGTTCGTCGACCTGGCCAGCGACCGGGGTGATGGTCTGACCGCTGCCCTGCTGCAGGAGTCCCGGGTCGACACCACCCGGAGTCAAGCCTGGCACATCGCACTGGCCCGCTACGCCCTGGCGGCCAACCCGGCCAACCGGGAGGTCATCGATGGTTGGGTCGAGAAGTGGCGGCCACTGGCAGACCGCGCCGTAACCGGCCTAGCCGGCGTCTTCCCCGACCCCGACGCCGCCCGCGACCGGGTCGCCAAGTCCGTCGCCGCGTTCACCGCGCAGTGGGCTGACTGA
- a CDS encoding MmoB/DmpM family protein, translated as MTAATERDKLVGPVVRGFDPDIVAAVIEAAEVDNPDVDITIDDHAGYVRIHAPRFLRITRASLEAAAGQEFPLATLEPALSGFAGRIRYIGDDELHWYLDRED; from the coding sequence ATGACCGCTGCAACCGAACGAGACAAGCTCGTCGGTCCCGTGGTTCGCGGCTTCGACCCCGACATCGTCGCGGCGGTCATCGAGGCCGCCGAAGTCGACAACCCCGACGTCGACATCACCATCGACGACCATGCCGGATACGTGCGTATTCACGCCCCTCGATTCCTACGTATCACTCGGGCGAGCCTGGAAGCCGCTGCGGGCCAAGAGTTCCCACTGGCCACCCTGGAACCGGCGCTGTCGGGATTCGCCGGCCGGATCCGGTACATCGGCGACGACGAACTGCACTGGTACCTGGACCGAGAGGACTGA
- a CDS encoding Rieske 2Fe-2S domain-containing protein, whose protein sequence is MTSATTWTPVATLDDLWEGEVAEFYVGDRPILLAHLRSGEIRAFDGLCPHAGFPLADGEVENNVLTCSAHSWEFDLDTGAGVNPANCRLQSHPVRLDGDQITISITEGDHR, encoded by the coding sequence ATGACTAGTGCGACCACCTGGACGCCGGTCGCCACGCTCGATGACCTGTGGGAGGGCGAGGTGGCGGAGTTCTACGTCGGCGACCGGCCGATCCTGCTCGCCCACCTGCGCAGCGGAGAAATACGCGCCTTCGACGGCCTATGTCCGCACGCCGGTTTCCCGTTGGCCGACGGAGAGGTCGAGAACAACGTTCTGACCTGCTCCGCCCACAGCTGGGAGTTCGACCTCGACACCGGCGCCGGGGTAAATCCGGCCAACTGCCGGCTGCAAAGCCACCCGGTACGCCTTGACGGCGACCAGATCACCATATCGATCACCGAAGGAGACCACCGATGA
- a CDS encoding toluene-4-monooxygenase system B family protein: protein MALLPLTALFEGDVMELLVPVDDADTVEAVTASIAHHVVGHRVAKRDAPIRLRHNGVVLDPSVGITAAGVQPLDHVEAFYD from the coding sequence ATGGCATTGCTTCCCCTTACCGCACTGTTCGAGGGCGACGTGATGGAACTGCTCGTCCCCGTCGACGACGCTGACACCGTTGAGGCGGTGACCGCGTCGATCGCCCATCACGTCGTCGGGCACCGCGTCGCCAAGCGCGATGCGCCGATCCGGTTGCGGCACAACGGTGTCGTACTGGATCCAAGCGTCGGCATCACGGCGGCCGGGGTCCAACCGCTGGACCACGTAGAGGCCTTCTATGACTAG
- a CDS encoding YHS domain-containing protein, translating to MPKLSRSDWYDLARDTNWTFRYVTEDEVFPEELSGTHRVSTDGWLKWDEPYKVGYREYVHNQVTKDTTTYSLKNAIGRSKLFDQLDPGWKSVIVAHYGAITMPEYLASIGEARMGRFGRAAAWRNTATFGTLDEIRHGQIQAFFPYGLLDKEPRGDWALKAFHTNNWIILAVRYLFDDMFVANDALSIALQLTFTLETGFTNLQFLGMAADAIDVGDLEFGALISSIQTDEARHAQQGEPTIKVLIDNGEAEWGQFLIDHMFWRSWRIFALLTGLSMDYYTPLESRRMSFKEFIEDWVVKQFADQFRDYGLEFPWYWEEFINELTWYHHAIHLGVWYYRPTVWWNPDAGVSEEERLWLEKKYPGWNRDFGKNWDVIIENIRNGDVAATFPETVPITCNLCQLPIVRAAGVTVGAHSDPTPPSHVHNGRKYLFCSEPCKWIFTQRPDRFAGHQALLDRILSGEISPPDLGTILEYFGLSPEEQGQDADNYAWAFNGSTNGSKD from the coding sequence ATGCCCAAACTTTCCCGTAGTGACTGGTACGACCTCGCTCGCGACACCAACTGGACCTTCCGCTACGTCACCGAGGACGAGGTGTTTCCTGAGGAGCTCTCGGGCACGCACCGCGTCTCCACCGACGGATGGCTCAAATGGGACGAGCCCTACAAGGTCGGATACCGCGAGTACGTACACAACCAGGTCACCAAAGACACCACGACCTACTCGCTGAAGAACGCGATCGGACGCTCCAAGCTGTTCGACCAGCTGGACCCGGGCTGGAAATCGGTCATCGTCGCCCACTACGGCGCGATCACGATGCCCGAATACCTGGCCTCCATCGGTGAGGCCCGGATGGGGCGCTTCGGCCGCGCGGCGGCCTGGCGCAACACCGCCACCTTCGGCACCCTCGACGAGATCCGCCACGGTCAGATCCAGGCCTTCTTCCCGTACGGCCTGCTCGACAAGGAACCCCGTGGTGACTGGGCGCTCAAGGCGTTCCACACCAACAACTGGATCATCCTTGCGGTGCGCTACCTGTTCGACGACATGTTCGTCGCCAACGACGCGTTGTCCATCGCCCTGCAGCTGACCTTCACGTTGGAGACGGGCTTCACCAACCTGCAGTTCCTCGGCATGGCCGCCGACGCCATCGACGTCGGCGACCTGGAATTCGGGGCCCTGATCAGCTCCATCCAGACCGACGAGGCACGCCACGCTCAGCAGGGTGAGCCCACCATCAAGGTGCTCATCGACAACGGCGAAGCCGAGTGGGGCCAGTTCCTCATCGACCACATGTTCTGGCGCTCCTGGCGCATCTTCGCGCTGCTGACCGGCCTGTCGATGGACTACTACACTCCGCTGGAAAGCCGCCGGATGAGCTTCAAAGAGTTCATCGAGGACTGGGTGGTCAAGCAGTTCGCCGACCAGTTCCGTGACTATGGACTCGAATTCCCCTGGTACTGGGAGGAATTCATCAACGAGCTGACCTGGTATCACCACGCCATCCACCTGGGCGTGTGGTACTACCGCCCGACCGTGTGGTGGAACCCCGACGCCGGCGTTTCCGAGGAAGAGCGGCTGTGGCTGGAGAAGAAGTACCCCGGCTGGAACCGTGATTTCGGCAAGAACTGGGACGTCATCATCGAGAACATCCGCAACGGCGATGTCGCAGCGACCTTCCCGGAGACGGTGCCGATCACCTGCAACCTGTGCCAGCTGCCGATCGTGCGCGCCGCCGGCGTGACCGTCGGGGCGCACTCGGACCCGACCCCGCCGTCACACGTGCACAACGGCCGCAAGTACCTGTTCTGCTCGGAGCCGTGCAAGTGGATCTTCACCCAGCGCCCCGACCGGTTCGCCGGGCACCAGGCGTTGCTCGACCGGATCCTTTCCGGCGAAATCAGCCCACCCGATCTGGGCACCATCCTGGAGTACTTCGGTCTTTCCCCCGAGGAGCAAGGCCAGGATGCCGACAACTACGCGTGGGCATTCAATGGTTCGACCAACGGATCGAAGGATTAA
- a CDS encoding MarR family winged helix-turn-helix transcriptional regulator — protein MLARRAAESHDLSSTQMRVLNWLFVGPPPVARSTTLARELNVSEPTVSDAIAALVRKGLVVRSRDPNDRRRHDLVLTQAGRKIASELSRWTAPAEIATSKLSRAEAEQLLDTLLLVISKLHDAQLLPVVRACSNCVQLITIGTDTRTYHCGLYDLPMTVSDLRVDCADHATA, from the coding sequence GTGCTGGCCAGGCGGGCGGCGGAAAGTCACGATCTGTCGAGCACGCAGATGCGCGTGCTCAATTGGCTGTTTGTCGGCCCGCCGCCCGTCGCACGCAGCACCACCCTGGCTCGCGAACTCAACGTCTCGGAACCCACCGTCAGCGATGCCATCGCCGCGCTGGTCCGCAAGGGTTTGGTGGTCCGCAGTCGAGATCCGAACGACCGCCGGCGGCACGACCTGGTGTTGACCCAGGCGGGGCGCAAAATAGCGTCCGAACTGTCCCGGTGGACCGCGCCTGCGGAGATCGCGACATCGAAGTTGAGTCGCGCCGAAGCTGAACAGCTGCTCGACACGTTGCTGCTGGTCATATCGAAACTTCATGATGCGCAGCTGCTTCCGGTCGTGCGTGCGTGCAGCAACTGCGTCCAGCTCATAACCATCGGAACCGATACCAGGACCTATCACTGCGGGTTGTACGACCTGCCGATGACGGTCTCGGATCTGCGCGTCGACTGCGCCGACCACGCCACCGCGTAA
- a CDS encoding aromatic ring-hydroxylating oxygenase subunit alpha, translated as MSSSLAAGNPARSRDEDAIGTPPAGPTLVPAERYYSPAFAALEIQRMWPRVWQVACMVDHVAESGDYFEYRCGPYGVLIVRGDDGVLRAFQNACRHRGNSLCVGSGSGLRELKCGYHGWTWDLTGVLKRVPNRKGFGSLRMSDFPLVPAKVDVWEGLVFVNLDLDAMPLVEYLDAVPDDIAWCRLSDFRCYATLTVEVEANWKTIADGYSETYHIQTLHPELLRCVDDIHAPQQIWVHAGKSDQPYGVPSPRFDGTLSDEEVWDAYVYTQGALMGAPEGTPFPAEERQPGQTVQDLIAARTREFAATRGVDLSWADTDRITRLHQYNVFPNMTLLANADHLTIMCSRPGPDPDHGEMVMFLMTRMPPGAPRNKPTDVRVSAAEAEPGIVLTQDIRVLPGLQRGLHQPGLTHLVLSGEERRVINMHRNLERYLDLPESERMSCPSP; from the coding sequence ATGAGTAGCTCGCTGGCCGCCGGCAATCCGGCGCGTTCTCGCGACGAGGACGCCATTGGCACCCCACCCGCCGGCCCGACGCTGGTCCCGGCCGAGCGCTACTACTCGCCCGCGTTCGCCGCGCTGGAGATCCAACGGATGTGGCCCAGGGTGTGGCAGGTCGCGTGCATGGTCGACCACGTGGCCGAGTCCGGCGACTACTTCGAATACCGTTGCGGGCCTTACGGAGTGCTGATCGTTCGCGGTGACGACGGTGTGCTGCGCGCGTTCCAGAATGCCTGTCGCCACCGAGGGAACTCGCTGTGCGTGGGGTCCGGTTCGGGACTGCGCGAGCTCAAGTGCGGTTACCACGGATGGACCTGGGACTTGACCGGCGTACTGAAGCGGGTACCCAATCGCAAGGGATTCGGTTCGCTGCGGATGTCGGACTTCCCGTTGGTGCCGGCCAAGGTCGACGTATGGGAGGGCTTGGTTTTCGTCAATCTCGACCTCGACGCGATGCCGCTGGTCGAGTACCTGGACGCCGTTCCAGACGACATCGCCTGGTGTCGACTGAGCGACTTCCGTTGTTACGCAACACTTACTGTGGAAGTCGAGGCAAACTGGAAGACGATCGCCGACGGGTACAGTGAGACCTACCACATTCAGACGCTGCATCCAGAGCTGCTCCGCTGTGTTGATGATATTCATGCGCCACAACAGATTTGGGTTCATGCCGGCAAGTCCGATCAACCGTATGGCGTGCCGAGCCCCCGGTTCGACGGCACGCTGAGCGACGAGGAAGTCTGGGATGCCTACGTTTACACCCAGGGCGCTCTCATGGGCGCCCCCGAGGGCACCCCTTTCCCCGCCGAGGAGCGGCAGCCCGGGCAAACCGTCCAGGATCTGATCGCCGCGCGCACCCGTGAATTCGCGGCCACCCGCGGTGTCGATCTGAGTTGGGCCGACACCGACCGCATCACCCGACTGCACCAGTACAACGTGTTCCCGAACATGACGCTGCTGGCCAATGCGGACCACCTGACCATCATGTGCTCGCGGCCGGGCCCCGACCCCGATCACGGGGAGATGGTGATGTTCTTGATGACGCGCATGCCGCCCGGCGCACCGCGCAACAAGCCCACCGACGTGCGGGTGTCCGCGGCCGAAGCCGAGCCGGGCATCGTTTTGACCCAGGACATCCGGGTCCTCCCCGGCCTACAACGTGGCTTGCATCAACCTGGCCTCACGCACCTGGTGCTGTCCGGCGAGGAGCGGCGCGTGATCAACATGCACCGCAACCTCGAGCGCTATCTCGACCTGCCGGAGTCCGAGCGGATGAGCTGCCCTTCCCCATAG